The Cynocephalus volans isolate mCynVol1 chromosome 16, mCynVol1.pri, whole genome shotgun sequence DNA segment GTAGGACCCAGGAGAGAGAAGTCACAGATGGTGGTGGTAGTTTGGACATGGGTCGAGTCATCCTGGAGGACCCAGTGCCTGGCTGGGTGGCGGACTGGCTATTCGCTCCACAGGAACCCAAGGTGGCAGGCTGGCAGGTGGGGAGCAGGTGTCAGGGACCAGGAAGACTccctgggacaccaaggggagatGCCCACAGGCTGTGGACACCCAGGAGGGCAGGCCTCACTGTGCAGGAGGTGAGGGGCTCTGGGGTATGAACCATGCCCTGATTTCATGGAAGACAGGAGGATCAGAACCAAATTCTAGGGAACCCTCGaattccagtggctggcagaggAGGGTCCAGACTGGACGCTGTAGAAGGTCTCAGCTGCCCCGCAGGTAGAGTCCTCCTTTTCCTGGGGACGTGAGGCCTGAAGGCTGGCCAGCAGCCCTGGTGTCCAGAGCTGGGCAATAGAAAACAAAGTCCTCCTGGACATTCCAAAGGAGTAAACTTCTCCTAATGGGCAGATGAAAcaaagcctgtcctcctcacagGAAGCTGGTACCACCATCAGTATGAAATCCAGTCCACCATGGACAAGCACAGAGGCCCcggcccctgccctcagggagccccGTCACCCAGAGTGCAAAGGAGGCACTAGAGAGAGGCCCCACAAATGACCACCCAGCCTGGTGACCAAAATGCCACCCCACCCTGATGTCCTCTGTGCCCTTGGCCCTCCACTCCCCCATGCCCTGCCCTGGGCCAGAGGAGGGTCTTGTCCCTGAGGCCACATCCCAAATCAGCCTCAGCCTGTTCCTTCTCTCCCATTGGACCTGCCAGGGCCCCTCAATTTAGTGGGGGTTCCTGGGTAGGGGCTTGGTCCCCATGTCTTGGGGGAGCGGCTGTTCAGGGGGGAGCATCCCACAAGGTGAGGGGCCTGAGGGCAGCTGAGGGCTCGAGTCCTTCGTCCCCACGCCATGAGATGGGTGAGGTGCCATTGGGAGTCTGATGAAAACATGTACCCTGATAAAGCATTCACACACTGTGACAATTAAACCAGTCTGTTTATTCCAAAAGTGATACAGGTACACAATAAAGCAATTCAACCTGTCTCACACAGATGCAATAAACTGCAAGGTGActgacacagcccttgtggtctgATGACATCTGGTTAGGGCACAGGCTCTTGATTAGCCACTGTCTCAGTTCAAAGCCCTCCAGCCCGACACCTGCTAGACAGAGCCCACCAGACGTTCCCTTGATGATAACAttaatgtttaccccttcccaggagacgGATCTCAGTCcgggagcagaaaagggaaaggggacgGGAGAAGAGGGAAAGTTGCTCagcctggctgtgctgatgtcaAGCCAGCCATGATGCCTAATAAAAACCACTGTGGCGCTCCCATCCGCCCTCCAGTTTCAATCCCCCAGGGAACCTGAGGACCCTCGCTGACTCGGCCTTGCAGACCCGTCTGTGtccacacacacgcatgcatgcacacacacacacacacgcatatacacacgcgcatacacacacacgcacacacacacaccatgtcTGATCCTGCTTCTCTCCCGTATTTACACGATGCCGGACCGTGCGTCCTAGGATGGACATGTGGCTCGAGCGTTTCTGCCTGTCTCCTCTTCCGGGCTCACCTGCTGCCGTCTCCTCGGCCGCAGCTTCTGCTGCACCAGGTGATGTGTGGAGTTTCACTTTCTTCCACTTCTGGGCATTGGTTCCCACTTCTGGGAACTGGGAAGTTTCAGTTGTGATTTCTTATTTAACTCTCAAATGTATTCAgcagcatgtttttaaaattctggaagTGTTGGAGTGCTTATCTTTCAGTGACCAACTTGTGACTTCATTCTGACCTCTAGCTTCATGCTCTGGGTCCCCTCACCTTGAATCTTGCAATTTGGTCACGACTCAATTGTCTTCTCAGGGTCAGTGGTTGTCAATGTCCTGTATGTCCATGAAGGCGTGTCCTCGGATTGTTGAATCAGAGCTCCACATGTGTCCCTCAGGTGAGGTGGTCAATGCAGTAGTTTAGAGCTGCTACAGCCTTGCCAGTTTCTGTTGCCTACAGCTGTCAGTATCTGAGAGTAGAGGGTTGGCAAGGCCTGAGGAACAGGGCaggatgaaaggaaagaaagggggtCCCCTGAGTAGGGTGGGAGTCAGGCTCAAGTTGAGGCCTTGGAAACTGGCTCCAGCTGCCCTGGTCCTCTGGGTCACTTTCTGCAGGGACCTGATCTATGTCTCGGGATGGGGTCTGCCAGAGAGAGAGCTCTTGGGGAGGTCGAGGCACACATCTGTCTTCTGCATGGAAGGGGATGGATCCTGTTAGGTCAACTTCTTTGACATTTGAGATTTTCCCATTTTTGGAAACAGGGTGAGGAACAGAGAGAGCCTCTGACCACAGTGTGGGAAGGATGTCACCTGTCCCTGGGTGGCAGAGCCAAGTCCAGGATGCTGCGCAGCTTTCCTAGGCCCTTCTCAAGTGAGCCAACGTCCTTGTCCTCTGCGTGAGTATGGAAGGACgggcctccccacctcctggcaCACAGGGTGCTGCTGGCCTTGGGTAGGGGCTTAAGGAGGCAAGATCCGCACTTCAGCGGGGGTGGGCTCTGCTCAGCTGCTGCTGGGCCCTGGCTCCTGGCTCACAATCTCACCTGCGGAGGGGAGCGGGATGAGGGTTGTGAGCAGACACGTGTGTGCGCGTGTTCTTAGACACACTCAGCACCACTGCACACAGACGGCCCACCATGCCCACAGGCCTCCCCCCAGCTCTGCTTACCAGGCATGCACATGCGCACCCCAGCGTGCTTACGTGCAAACCCCCGCAGGCACACACgtactcacacacactcacacccctcCGCCAACGCCCCAGACCGGCTTGGGTCTGAGGGGAACCCCTTCCCAGGGCATCCTCCGCTACAGGTTTTGCACCTGATGCAAATCCCTAGATCACCTTCAGGGGCCAGAAGTCcagacaccccctccccccacctccggGGTGTCCTGGGAACAAAGTCAGGCCTTGGAGATAGAGGGGCAGGAGTGCGCCTCGTTGGCCCGGCCAGAGTCCAACACCTGAGTTCTGGGCAGCAGCCAGTTGGGGTCCTGGTGGCGGCGATCGGCTCACTGGGACCAGTGTTCCCTACCCACCCCTGAGCCCAGATCGGGACAGGGCAGCAAGGCAAGCACAGTCTGGGGCAATTTCCTGGAGGGCTCTGGGGTGACCCCCCACGTCCCTGACCCCCAGGTCTGCAGTCCATGCAGCAGGCGCCGCCTCCTACCTGTGCGAACTTCGGGGGTTGGTGGCGCCTGCACCAGGCGAGCACGGCCACCACCAGCATCAGGAAGAAGGCGGCGAGGATGACCCCCACCATGGGCCTGGGCCCCACCGCAGGCGATGACACGACCTGTGGAGTCCCCGGGCCTGAAGGAGTCGGGTGTGGAGCAGAGAGTGGGGCAGGTGTCCGCCGGCACCATCTGCTCCCCGGAGCAGCCTCCCGCGTCCACCCTGTACCCCTTCCCCGTGAACCCAACCCTACCCCACGGGGACGCCCCCTGGGAGGGAACAACCCCCGCGGGGACCATACCCGCTGGAGAGCCGGGGAGCGGGGGAAGGTGCCCAGCATGGGCAGGACCCAGGCCTGGAGCCTGGGACGCCTGAGGTTGCTGGAGACCCAGAGGGTGCTTGTGTCTCGGGGACAGTGATGACAACACCTACCCCAGGACCGCGTGGAGCGCTCCAGGCCGCCTCCTTCCTGCAGGTCATGGGGCTCTGCCGAGGAGACACACGTCAGGGGAGGGGGCGGCCCGATGCAGTCCCCAGAGTCAGGGTGTCGCCTGGAGTCCCGGAGGGGCTTGCTGGGTCCCCTCCAGGGGCAGGGTCACAGCCCCTCCCAAAAGGGAGGCGAAGTACAACCGAGCTCAGGGTGACCCAGATGGATCAGAGCCCAGCGTGGTGGGGGTGGCAGAGCCGGGAGGGGGACGTGGAGACTCCCCAGGAATTTTGCagccgggggagggggggagaggaggCCCAGGGCCCACCTGGAGGGGCCTGAGAACAGGGGAGGGGGCGTGGAGGGGACAGGGTGGGGAAGGTCTGTGCTGACTGCCTGTTCCCAGATGAATGAATGGAACCTGCAGGGGGCGCATAGCCcagagggagggacggagggaggtgGCCAGGGTGGCTGGCGTTGCGGACCCTGGTGCTGGGGCCGTGTCTGTGTCCTGGGGGGAGCTGAGGGCTATAGGTGCATCAGGAGGAAGGAGGTCAGGGGTGAGCACGATGGAGGGGGTGGTGGCTGCTTCCAGCGGTgacacggggggggggggtgtcagagAGTGAGGCTGTGGTGGGGACACTGCTGTCTTCCAGGGGGACAGTGTCCAGGCAAGGCAGCGGGGGTGGGAGGTGCTGAGGGGCAGAGCAGAGGTGGGGGCTGTAGGAGCTGGAGTCCCGGGGCCTCTGGGCGGCGCTGTCGGGCGCAGCACGGGCTCCCGGCTGGGCCGGGGTCCTGGGGGCCCCTCAGAGCTCGGGGTTTCGGGAACCGTTTCCCCCACCTCTGGGGTGTGGGAGTTGGGGCGGCGGGGAGGACAAGGGGTGCCTGGCTCTCGGCTGCAGCTCTTCTGAGGAGCAGAGTCTTGCCTCGCTTTGCTTTGTGTGCTCAGAGCCCAGGCCTGGcctccctgggtcccctgggCCTGTGGCTCCCCCTCACCTGAAACATTCAGTGTGATCTGTCTGTTGTTTCTCTGGTGCCCTGTGAGGTGCCACGTGTACAGCCCCGCGTGGCTGTCCTGGGCCTCTGGGATCACCAGCTGGGCCACGCCTCCTTCTACCTGCAGCTGCCACCCCTCCTTCTGGAAGTTTCCTTGGGCCTTGTTGAGGAAGATGGTCCTGTCCTGCCCGTGGGCACTCAGCCGGATGGTGACATGGGAGAAGGCATTGGAGATGTTGCAGCCCATCACGGCACACTCGCCCCTGGTCACGGAGACCACGCCCAGGGTGCAGGTGGGGCTGTCCCAGCCTGTGTGGAGGGGACGTGTCGCACACATGGTCAGGGCTGGGCCTTGGGATGCTGGCTGACTCCTCTCCCCAGGaccaggggcaggggcaggtgacGGTCTCCAGGAGTTGCTGTTTATGCGATGATCAGATCAGATCCGCACATGCGCTGTCCCTGGCCCTGCTAATGACCTGACCTGGGTAGTGGCATGTTTTAGAACCCTTGGGCCACATCACTGCACAGCCTGGGAGAATCCAGATCCagagagctgtgtgtgtgtgtgtgtgtgtgggtgggatCACCGGGGACCCACTTCCGATGCAGACCCCGTTTTGTCCGGTCTGAGGGTCTGCATGGCTAAGGAGCCCCCGGTGATGCTGAACAGCTGGTCCACAGAAGGACCACGGACCACAGCAGGGATGGCCGTCCTCGGTCCTGTCCTGCCACCTCTCCCTGGCCACAGCACATGTCCCTACCTGACCGGGACCCTCTTTCTCTTAGAACTTGGATGTGGTCTTGGGCGCCCCCCACAAATGCTCTGACAGTGGCCACCAGGTGCCGTGGTCACCCACCCTCTGCTGtgcacggggggggggggatgcaGCTCACCCCATCCCACCCAGGGGCGCAGGCCACCTCTTCACCAACGGGCCCTGGGTCTTCAAGGTCAGGGTCGTTCCCGACGCCTGGGTCACATCCAGCCCTGACCCAGGTCtgttcctccctcccctgcctcgACCCCGCTGGTCCCCCTCCTCTGGCAGAGAGGGTGGGACACCGACTCCTACCTCCATTCTGAGCACTCAGGGAGCCAGCCAGGAGCAGGAGGGTCCCGAGCATCCAGGGAATGGGGCCGGGACACGCCAGGAGGCAGGTCATCATGGGGGTCTGGACAGGGAGAGTGTCCTCAGGGGTCCCTGGTCCTCACCATCGGTTATGGGACACTCCCTGGAGGAAGGAAAGCCCATGGGTCAGAGGCCCCGAGGTTGCGGCAGAGGACAGTGGAGTGGCCACAGcctggccaggcccggcagcccGGGGTCCTGAACACCCCCACCCAGCTCGCCTGCAGTGCCAGAGCCCCGGCCTGACCCTCAGCCTCCCAGCGCCCCACCCCTTCCTTCCCTGTCCCGTGCCTGGCTGTGATGCTGGACGTCGAGCAGAAAGGAGGAAACAGACGAGACGGAGAAGAGTCACTGTCAACAGCAGCCCATGCCCATCCCCAGGGCATCGCGGCCTCACCCTTTCGCTGTATAATAAAGTGCCCAAAACTGTGCCTGCATTGGCTTCTCCTTAGAAGCAGGGTCACGACAGGTAGGACCTTTTGCAGCTGCTTTTGACCTGACACTTCCCTGAGACACCTTCTGCAGCCCTGGCCCGTCTGCTTGTCACAGGACCTCTCAATGCACGTCTGGCTCGCTTCCAGATTTGCTCTGATCAGTAAGAAGCATCTTCATGTGCGACTCGCACTTCATGAGTGAAAAAACTGGGCTTTTACTTGCTTTGAAACAAGTGCCAGCGAGATGTCCCTCAGGCTCCAGTGACCTGCAGTAGTCACCTGGCCTGTTAAATGAGAAACTTATCCTGACTAATTTAtgtaaaagcatttaaaaatgacCTAGTAGACCATTTGTTGATACTTTGATTGTAAATATAATAgacttttgaaattttgtttttgagCAGTTTCGGGTTTGCAGAAACACTTATCAGAAAGTACAGATAGGTCCTGTAtatcccaccccaccctgccctggcCCCCCAGTTTTCCCTATTACCATCACCTTACACGAATGTGGCACTTGTGTTACAACAGAGGAGCCCACGGTGACACACTGTCACCCACAGTCCACAGGTTACATTAGGGCACACTTGGTGTTGAACACCCTATGAATATTGACAAATGTGTAAGAACCTGCACCCCATCCCGTGCCGCACCTGTCCCCCGACCCCTGTCATCCACTGAACTTTTTACTTTCTGCATAGTTTGCTTTTTCTAGAACGTCATGTAGGTGGGACTCCGGTTTTGAATTCAGCCGTGTCTGATTTCTTATTCCAGTTTTTAGGGGACTGGGTGGAAGGGCCAGGAGCACAGGGAACTTTGAATTTAATGGCCTCCAGGAGCTTGGGGCCATTGGTGACCAGGAGGCTCTGTGCCAACCAGGAGAGTGACGTCAGTGGTACTGGCCAGCCTGGACCAGAGCCCCCGTGCAGAGGGCCACAGGTGTTCACGATTTCCAAATTCCCTGTGACCTACTCGGGGCCCCTTTCTCCACCTTGACCCTGACTTGCTGCTGCCCATTCGCTccccctgctcccaccccagTGGTGTCAGGGGATGTAGGTCTGAGGACAACTGGCAGTGCTGCTGGCCCTGGGGGACGAGTCTGCATCCAACCTGGGGCAGGGTCCCTCCCGCAGGCCTCCCGAAGGGGTCTGCTTCCAGGGGACCACAGGAAGAAGTCAGGTTCTGTGCTAGGTGGGGACGGGTGCTGTGTGGGGAGGGGTTTCCAGAAGGTCCTGGGTGGGTGAGGAGTCCTTGAGTTCTTTGTCTCTGGGCTTTCGCTGATGTTTGGGGACATTCTCTAGGTCTGGCGGGTCCGAGTGCGGCGGCGTTCACACTCATTGACCCCAGCCCCGTACGgcttctttgttccttctctgcTCCCCCGCTTCACTTGACTCGCCTTGAAACACACCAAAACCTTCTTCTGTTTCTAATTTGCCATTTTGCGGAGGTAGCTTTTCCCCCTCGGTGCCTTGTACGCTCCTTGTAAAACAGCAACAAGCAATAAGGTCTGAAAAAGAACAAGCCCCCTGGAGACGTCCCCTGACAGCAGCCCCCGGACACCGGAGCCACACTTCATGCATGTTcttgtgcacacgtgtgcacacacaggtGCAGCTGAAGTCACGTTAGATGTGATGCTTAATCATGGGCACCTTCCCCTTCTGGACTGTCTGTCCCCCCAAACACATGTCCACCCGGAAGTGTGAATGGAAACctctttggaaatagggttggTGCACGTGTAATTAGTTAGGACGAGGTCACACTGAAGCAGGGTGGGCCATATATCCAACATGACCAGTGTCCCGATAAGAAGGAAATTTGGATGCAGACACACAGAAGAAGCCACGTGgagacggaggcagagactggagtgctgtggccacaagccaagggatgctGGGGCCTCCAGAGACAGAGGATCCAGGAAGGagcctcccctagagcctccagagggagtgcagccctgctgacagctTGATTTCTCCAGGGCCACGAGAGAATCagttcctgttgttttaagccccccaGTTTGTGGCCATTTGTCTGGCAGCCCCAGGCACTCCCCCAtggtcccctccccttccccctgcagcctcactCCACGGAGCCCAGAATCCAGCTATTCCCCCCACTTTTGTCATCTTGCAGTGATCCTGGACACCTGGAGGCAGCATTTTGGGGTCACGGTGTGTCCGTTTTCTCTGTGTCTCCTGATCAACTTGAGCGCATCATGGGGGATGTCTACCTGTCCTCCCATCTAGCAGCGGCATGGGACGGGTGTGCCAGTTACAGCCTGTGCCCCTCCAGGTCACTTCAATCACATCTGTGCACTGGACTAGGGGTGGGGGTCAAGCACCTCGCTGTGTCTATGGCCCTTCAAGGGTTTCTGGTTAGGCCCTGCCTTGCAAaccctttgcctgtttttcttgGGGTTACCTGATTCTCTTCAATAGTCTATAAGACACCGGTATTTTATCAGCAcgacactctcccgagtgagccacaggctggcccctctAAGACACCGGTATTTTAAAGAAACAGGCTGTCGTCACACATGAGGCAAATTCATTCCCCAGTCATTTCTCCTTGGATTGCTCCTGGAATTGAAAGGCTTGCTCTGTTTATGTTGTCcttgtcagtttttttctttaaagcctcaaggttttgttttaaaagttttaaaagtttatttgtttttaagaacatTCTATTAAAAAAGCCCTCTCAGACCCTGAAGAATCCATGGATTGCCACATTCGATCTGTTTTTATGTTCGAATCTGGAATCTTCCCAAAAGTCATTTGTACACAGCGTGTGGTGAGATCTGCTCCGCTTCTTCCAGAGGACAGTAGGTGGTGCAGGGACATTTAGGAGGTGAAGTGGCCTGTCCCACCATGCTGAGGTGGCTCTGGCCACATGTTTGCAGGAAGTGGCTCTGCTGTCTGTGCTCACACCCGTTTCTCCACAAGGACATTAACATGATTCTAACACACTTTTTTCTTGGTGCTGTTGAGAGGCGCCCGGTCCTGTCGGAACCTGTTCTGAATTGTGTAAAGGAGGCTGGGTCCCCGTTGGACGGAATCCTTGTCGCCGTCCGGCCTCCACCCATTGGTCCCTTGGCAATCGCCAGATTTGGTATCAACAGCTCAATGCCCTGAAATGTGCCAGGAGCCTCTGTGGATGGGAAGGTTCTAGAAAGATGTGTCGAAACTCCCTGGGCAGGGGATTTTCCTGGCACCTTAGATAAGATCTGCCCAAGCCTTTTCCTGTGATATTTTCCCAAAATAACTTTCCCTAACTTGGAAGTTTCTGCCAGGACATACCAACAGCCCAAACGCTCCCTTGCTGACCATGGCTGGGGTCCACCCCGGGCCCAGGCTTCCCACTGCTTTGGGTGCCATGGCCGGACCTGAGTGCCTGCTGAGGGGGGGCTGCGCCTGGGGCACTGGCCTAACCCAGCCTGGTCTATGCGACGAGctgcattttgcagatgaaggcGGAACATTAACCTTATCTGGTCTCATCCAGGCCACGACGCCCTCCATCCCAGCCGCTGGAGGAAGCCCCAGGCAGCTCCCAGCGTCTCCAGTCTCCTGCTCAAGAACAGTCATTTACAGTCCAGCCGAGACTTAAAACTCAGGGCCCTTGTCTGGTTTTGCACCCACTCCCCCCCCAATCAGCACTGCCTCGGGCCTGGATGTCGGCAGAGGCGGGGTGGGATCCGCTGGGCTCCACATGAGCACAGGGAACCTCCCGAAGGCCCAGGCACAGCTGCGAGGTCTCCCTCGGTCTCTGCAGGTCCCTCTGACACCCCCCCTTCTGGGCTTGCCAGACTGCTCCCTTGTCACAGGGGCCTGTCCTTGGGCAGCTGGGCTTCTGCAGGGTGGTGTCTCCCTTCTGCTGGTCTCTGAAGGATGCCCTGGCCTTAGGGACACCACCCCTTGGCCATCGGGGGACACACGGCTCCTTACAGGTTCTTTACACTTCTGTCTCTGGCCGATCTAGGCACAGCCTTAGGTGCAGACTTCCTGGCCGAGTCAGTCGTGGGTCCTGGTGCCCCAGACTCCCAGGTCTCGGGACAGAAGGCAGGTCAAGGTCTCTGCTGGCTGGAAATGTGGGAGGACACACTCCCTGGAGGGCCAACAAATGAGCAACCACCCTCTGCAGCCAGGCCTCCCTCTGCAAGGTGGCAGACCAGGTGGCAGACCAGGTTCCAGCCCTCCCGAGAGGCGCGAAGGCACAGGTGAGCAAGCTGGCAGGTGTCTTCACAGCAGAGGATGCACCCCTGGGAGTCCAGTGTCTTGGTACAGCTGACCCCTCAGCCCAGTGACTCCCTGTGGCCAAAGCTGCCGGAGCCTCCTTCCTGTTGGTGGCCTGGTGGGATGTGTCTACTCAAAATGCCAAGCCCCACAGACACGGCACCCTGAGCCCTTTGTCCATGGGAGCATTTCCTTCCAAGTCCTTCTGGACTTGTCCAGAAAGGGCAGCTACCCTCGAAACCCCCTCACTTTCACTGGGAGCATGTCCCCCTGGCCCCTGTGAACAGTGTCCTTGGGAAGACAGAAGGATCCCCTGCACCTCACTCCTGGGGTGGCCCTGCCCACCTGCCCTTCGCAGagggccccagccccggccccctGGAGCAGGAAGTGCTGGGCCCTGCAGTGCCAGCTGCTCTACCCACAGGCGGGTAAAGTGCTTCCCAGGCTGCAGAGGACTGACCAGCAGTGGGTGGGAAACCAACTGAATCCGCCTGAGTGAGCTGGGGAGCGGCGGCAGAGGGCCCGGCTGGGGAAGTGTCACACTTCCTTCTGCTTCTGGGCGTCTGCTAGTGTCCGCCTGCGAGTGCACGCGTGTGCCCGGGAGGTGAGGGTGCAGAGCCCACGCGAGCGCCCCGCGCACGGTGGGACATGTGCACACGAGCCGGCGTCCGTGCGCACGAGCGTGAGCGACAGCGTCTGCTCCCGGCGGGTCCGAGGGCCGGAAGGCGGGGAGGGGTCCCAGAGGACCCAGAGGACGCCCGAGCCCGAGATGCTGCCTCTGCGCCTCCAAGAGCCCAGCCTGGGGCGCCGGCCGAGACGCAGTTCCGCGCAGCGACCCGCGGCCCCTGTCCCCGACCCTCCCCGGGCGCGCCCAGTCGCTGTCCCTGCGCCCCGGACCTGCGCTCGGGGCCGCGTCTCTAAGGCCGGAGGCGGCGGCGGGGGTGGGCGTCCGGGAGCCCAGTCCCCGCGAGGAGCCGGCGACCCCGAGTACCCGAAGATCCCCGGCACCCGGAGGGCCCCGGCCCGCGCCCGTGCGCTCCCGTCCCCTTCGCCGCGCCTCACCTGTCCCCGCCGGGCCGCTCCTCCGGGCCGCTCCTCCCGGGCCGCTCCTCCCCGGGCAGCTCCTCCCGGGGCCACTCCTCTCGGGGCTGCTGCTCCCCGGGCTGTCCCCGCCGGGCCGCTCCTCCCGGGCCACTCCTCCCCGGGCCACTCCTCCCCGGGCCGCTCCTCCTTGGGCCGCTCCTCTCCGAGCGGCTGCTCCCCGGGCTGTCCCCGCCGGGCTGTCCCCTCCGGGGAGGACGCGGAACAGGGGGCGGGGCAGCGGGGAGGACCCGCGCCCGGAGGGACGGAGGAGGGAACCCGCCGTGGGAGGACGCGCGGGCTTCGGGAGCTGCCTGCGGTCACAGAGACACGCTCGTGACTTCTCTGTGGCGAAATCGTCACTGTCCCCATCGGAAGCACTTCGTTAGCCGCTCATTCTAAAGCAAGGGACACCGGCGGGTGCGTTTTCCCAGGAGGCGCTGCAGGGGTCGGGGATCCCTTTCCCGCACTGATCGGGGCACCCGCGGGTCTCCGCGGGGTCTGGGGACGAGCAGCGTCGCGGGCGGGATCCGCAGGAGGCGCGAGGTCGAGCTGTGACAGGGGCAGGTGGCGGCCGTGTCCAGGCTGCACGGACGTGCGGGCAGATAAAGAGCGGGAAGGACATAAACGGCTGAAACTGCCCTTCAGCCCTGAGCTGCAGCCCCCGATGAGCGCAGGGGACCCCTGCCCGCCAGGGGTCCTAGGCCCAACACTCCAGGCGTCCCCGAGCGCTCTGCGGGAGTGTCACGGGGATTCGTGAACTGCCCGTGCACAAGTGGCTTTGGTGCGGGTCATGAGGAAGCCTGTTGAAGTGCGGCCGGGGAAGGCAGAGACTTTGGTCCTTTCTTTGTGTGACTTATTGGAGGGAAACTGCTGTTGTAGACTTGCATTCTCAGTCTTTGGTCAATGTCCAGCGGCACCAACTTTGAGGGGCTCACCAGCCTGGGGCCCGGCTTTAATGCCGACCAAGAGGTGCCTGCTGGTCCTCCATCCGCTCACGGCCACTCTCCAGTAGCCAAACTGCTCAAACCCTCCAAGCGACAGCTTCCTAATGGCTGAGAGGGaccgtggtgtgtgtgtgtggaagggaGATTCAGACACAGATTCTGTCCCCTGAGCTTACACCTGGGGCAGTGGAGACACGATCGAATGGCCACAAGATACAAGGAGACCCCTTGGGAGCAGGTGCTggagcctggcctggcctggcaagGGCAGGGAGAAGCTGGGGAAGAAACGAACGTTGGG contains these protein-coding regions:
- the SECTM1 gene encoding secreted and transmembrane protein 1 isoform X1, whose protein sequence is MMTCLLACPGPIPWMLGTLLLLAGSLSAQNGGWDSPTCTLGVVSVTRGECAVMGCNISNAFSHVTIRLSAHGQDRTIFLNKAQGNFQKEGWQLQVEGGVAQLVIPEAQDSHAGLYTWHLTGHQRNNRQITLNVSEPHDLQEGGGLERSTRSWGPGTPQVVSSPAVGPRPMVGVILAAFFLMLVVAVLAWCRRHQPPKFAQVRL
- the SECTM1 gene encoding secreted and transmembrane protein 1 isoform X2 encodes the protein MMTCLLACPGPIPWMLGTLLLLAGSLSAQNGGWDSPTCTLGVVSVTRGECAVMGCNISNAFSHVTIRLSAHGQDRTIFLNKAQGNFQKEGWQLQVEGGVAQLVIPEAQDSHAGLYTWHLTGHQRNNRQITLNVSGPGTPQVVSSPAVGPRPMVGVILAAFFLMLVVAVLAWCRRHQPPKFAQVRL